One part of the Anguilla anguilla isolate fAngAng1 chromosome 11, fAngAng1.pri, whole genome shotgun sequence genome encodes these proteins:
- the LOC118208235 gene encoding urocortin-3-like: MRGVGLCVYLVLLLTESAMCQGRGLGELQGLPEGGEEGEGQEMERDLVSVNILNRHGLLGSYQPVPRRSRSRRPPPPAPKRSPPGSRYALSLDVPTNILNVLIDLAKNRELRTKAAANAELMARIGRRK; encoded by the coding sequence ATGCGAGGAGTAGGGCTGTGCGTCTACCTGGTGCTGCTCCTGACGGAGAGCGCGATGTGCCAGGGGAGGGGGCTTGGCGAGCTGCAGGGACTgccagagggaggggaggagggagagggacaagAGATGGAGCGAGACCTGGTGTCTGTCAACATACTGAATCGACACGGACTCCTGGGGTCCTACCAGCCCGTCCCCCGCAGGAGCCGCTCACGTCGGCCaccgccccctgcccccaagAGGAGCCCCCCGGGGTCACGCTATGCCCTGTCGCTGGATGTCCCCACCAACATCCTCAATGTCCTGATCGACCTGGCCAAGAACCGCGAATTGCGCACCAAGGCCGCGGCTAATGCGGAGCTGATGGCTCGCATTGGCAGAAGGAAATGA